A single region of the Chrysoperla carnea chromosome 5, inChrCarn1.1, whole genome shotgun sequence genome encodes:
- the LOC123299916 gene encoding zinc finger CCHC domain-containing protein 24-like isoform X3, whose protein sequence is MAASTMLSTVQPQLKSTFNTNYNNYSTNGTTTYKTYDPMGGGYSTANNNNNNNHNNNNNNNTTNYQPQQRQPVYNYNWLCLSVDPNQPPLPQNDNVQPKLMSPPIWNTYSAPPPAPQPIYNNTYSNYYNPSIEYDFLDIDEKFKSLSLYDTMKPAKIPPSTYMCHLCFKSGHYITDCLKARTKGDGVTPYQGRKRCFGEYKCPKCKRKWMSGNSWANMGQECIKCRINVYPHKQRPLEKPDGLDVSDQSKVHPQQLCEKCRLLGYYCRRLQ, encoded by the exons atggctGCATCAACAATGCTATCAACCGTACAACCACAATTAAAAAGTACAttcaatacaaattataataattattcaaccaATGGTACAACAACATATAAGACATATGATCCAATGGGTGGTGGATATTCCACGGcaaataacaacaataacaataatcacaataataataataataataatacaacaaattaTCAACCACAACAAAGGCAAcctgtttataattataattggttATGTTTGTCTGTGGATCCAAATCAACCACCTTTACCACAAAATGATAATGTTCAG CCAAAATTAATGTCACCACCGATATGGAATACATATTCAGCTCCACCGCCTGCACCTCAacccatttataataatacatatagtaattattataatccgTCCATAGAATACGATTTTTTAGATATTGATGAGaaatttaaatcattatcacTTTATGATACAATGAAACCAGCAAAAATACCGCCATCAACGTATATGTgtcatttatgttttaaatccgGACATTACATCACTGATTGTTTAAAG GCTCGTACGAAAGGTGATGGTGTAACCCCTTACCAGGGGAGAAAACGTTGCTTTGGAGAGTATAAATGTCCAAAATGTAAGCGAAAATGGATGTCAGGAAATTCCTGGGCGAACATGGGACAGGAATGTATTAAATGCCGGATAAATGTTTATCCACATAAACAG cgACCATTAGAAAAACCGGATGGATTAGATGTCAGCGACCAGTCCAAGGTACACCCTCAACAATTATGCGAGAAATGTAGATTATTAGGTTACTATTGTCGAAGACTTCAATGA
- the LOC123299916 gene encoding zinc finger CCHC domain-containing protein 24-like isoform X2, with protein sequence MAASTMLSTVQPQLKSTFNTNYNNYSTNGTTTYKTYDPMGGGYSTANNNNNNNHNNNNNNNTTNYQPQQRQPVYNYNWLCLSVDPNQPPLPQNDNVQPKLMSPPIWNTYSAPPPAPQPIYNNTYSNYYNPSIEYDFLDIDEKFKSLSLYDTMKPAKIPPSTYMCHLCFKSGHYITDCLKFQARTKGDGVTPYQGRKRCFGEYKCPKCKRKWMSGNSWANMGQECIKCRINVYPHKQRPLEKPDGLDVSDQSKVHPQQLCEKCRLLGYYCRRLQ encoded by the exons atggctGCATCAACAATGCTATCAACCGTACAACCACAATTAAAAAGTACAttcaatacaaattataataattattcaaccaATGGTACAACAACATATAAGACATATGATCCAATGGGTGGTGGATATTCCACGGcaaataacaacaataacaataatcacaataataataataataataatacaacaaattaTCAACCACAACAAAGGCAAcctgtttataattataattggttATGTTTGTCTGTGGATCCAAATCAACCACCTTTACCACAAAATGATAATGTTCAG CCAAAATTAATGTCACCACCGATATGGAATACATATTCAGCTCCACCGCCTGCACCTCAacccatttataataatacatatagtaattattataatccgTCCATAGAATACGATTTTTTAGATATTGATGAGaaatttaaatcattatcacTTTATGATACAATGAAACCAGCAAAAATACCGCCATCAACGTATATGTgtcatttatgttttaaatccgGACATTACATCACTGATTGTTTAAAG TTCCAGGCTCGTACGAAAGGTGATGGTGTAACCCCTTACCAGGGGAGAAAACGTTGCTTTGGAGAGTATAAATGTCCAAAATGTAAGCGAAAATGGATGTCAGGAAATTCCTGGGCGAACATGGGACAGGAATGTATTAAATGCCGGATAAATGTTTATCCACATAAACAG cgACCATTAGAAAAACCGGATGGATTAGATGTCAGCGACCAGTCCAAGGTACACCCTCAACAATTATGCGAGAAATGTAGATTATTAGGTTACTATTGTCGAAGACTTCAATGA
- the LOC123299916 gene encoding zinc finger CCHC domain-containing protein 24-like isoform X1 — protein MAASTMLSTVQPQLKSTFNTNYNNYSTNGTTTYKTYDPMGGGYSTANNNNNNNHNNNNNNNTTNYQPQQRQPVYNYNWLCLSVDPNQPPLPQNDNVQPKLMSPPIWNTYSAPPPAPQPIYNNTYSNYYNPSIEYDFLDIDEKFKSLSLYDTMKPAKIPPSTYMCHLCFKSGHYITDCLKKYIKFQARTKGDGVTPYQGRKRCFGEYKCPKCKRKWMSGNSWANMGQECIKCRINVYPHKQRPLEKPDGLDVSDQSKVHPQQLCEKCRLLGYYCRRLQ, from the exons atggctGCATCAACAATGCTATCAACCGTACAACCACAATTAAAAAGTACAttcaatacaaattataataattattcaaccaATGGTACAACAACATATAAGACATATGATCCAATGGGTGGTGGATATTCCACGGcaaataacaacaataacaataatcacaataataataataataataatacaacaaattaTCAACCACAACAAAGGCAAcctgtttataattataattggttATGTTTGTCTGTGGATCCAAATCAACCACCTTTACCACAAAATGATAATGTTCAG CCAAAATTAATGTCACCACCGATATGGAATACATATTCAGCTCCACCGCCTGCACCTCAacccatttataataatacatatagtaattattataatccgTCCATAGAATACGATTTTTTAGATATTGATGAGaaatttaaatcattatcacTTTATGATACAATGAAACCAGCAAAAATACCGCCATCAACGTATATGTgtcatttatgttttaaatccgGACATTACATCACTGATTGTTTAAAG aaatatattaagTTCCAGGCTCGTACGAAAGGTGATGGTGTAACCCCTTACCAGGGGAGAAAACGTTGCTTTGGAGAGTATAAATGTCCAAAATGTAAGCGAAAATGGATGTCAGGAAATTCCTGGGCGAACATGGGACAGGAATGTATTAAATGCCGGATAAATGTTTATCCACATAAACAG cgACCATTAGAAAAACCGGATGGATTAGATGTCAGCGACCAGTCCAAGGTACACCCTCAACAATTATGCGAGAAATGTAGATTATTAGGTTACTATTGTCGAAGACTTCAATGA